The following proteins come from a genomic window of Gordonia westfalica:
- a CDS encoding DUF6011 domain-containing protein, whose protein sequence is MLAALRDGHYVLAVVCRVCGKPLTAKRSRVLGVGPDCRKRVVADA, encoded by the coding sequence ATGTTAGCGGCGTTGCGCGACGGCCACTATGTCCTCGCCGTGGTGTGCCGTGTGTGCGGAAAGCCTCTGACTGCTAAACGATCCCGCGTCCTAGGCGTTGGTCCCGACTGCCGTAAGCGGGTGGTCGCTGATGCCTGA
- a CDS encoding pyridoxamine 5'-phosphate oxidase family protein, with protein MALTKSEREAFLAEPHVAALSVEAEPGRAPLTVPIWYHYTPGGRPWVLTGTESRKLNLIRAAGRFTLMVDEVAPRLQYVSVSGNAVDMVAGTRDDLREMASRYLPPQAVEPYIEMAEKEHGPQTKLYLEPEQWVSLDLGSLGDLPAV; from the coding sequence ATGGCACTCACGAAGAGCGAACGAGAAGCATTTCTGGCAGAACCGCACGTCGCGGCGCTGTCGGTGGAAGCCGAACCGGGCAGGGCACCGCTGACGGTGCCGATCTGGTACCACTACACACCCGGCGGGCGACCCTGGGTGCTCACCGGCACCGAGTCCCGGAAGCTGAACCTCATTCGCGCTGCGGGAAGGTTCACCCTGATGGTCGACGAGGTGGCGCCGCGGCTGCAGTACGTCTCGGTGTCCGGCAACGCCGTCGACATGGTCGCCGGAACCCGAGACGACCTGCGCGAGATGGCATCTCGTTACCTCCCGCCCCAGGCCGTGGAGCCGTACATCGAGATGGCGGAGAAGGAGCACGGCCCGCAGACCAAGCTGTACCTCGAACCCGAGCAGTGGGTGTCGCTCGACCTCGGCAGCCTCGGAGATCTGCCGGCGGTATGA
- a CDS encoding dihydrofolate reductase family protein, giving the protein MPQLLRVQNFGVSQDGIGAGENQTFERPFGDTVEPWELMSWAGATASWPNRTDPGGSRGLDDYFTRDFTHSIGAEIMGRNKFGHQRGPWTDHEWQGWWGDEPPFHTPVFVLTHHIRPSFTLGETTFHFLEATPAEAAEKAKAAADGKDVRIGGGVSTVREFLDADLIDTLHVSVAPVTYGKGLRLWDSPEDLEDRFEHEVIPSPSGVTHHLFLRK; this is encoded by the coding sequence ATGCCGCAGCTACTCAGAGTGCAGAACTTCGGGGTCTCGCAGGACGGGATCGGTGCCGGTGAGAATCAGACCTTCGAGAGGCCCTTCGGCGACACCGTCGAACCCTGGGAGCTGATGTCGTGGGCCGGCGCCACCGCGAGCTGGCCCAACCGCACCGACCCCGGCGGCTCGCGGGGACTCGACGACTACTTCACCCGCGACTTCACGCACAGCATCGGCGCGGAGATCATGGGCCGCAACAAGTTCGGACACCAGCGCGGTCCGTGGACCGACCACGAATGGCAGGGGTGGTGGGGCGACGAGCCGCCGTTCCACACCCCGGTCTTCGTCCTGACCCACCACATCAGACCGTCGTTCACTTTGGGTGAGACCACTTTCCACTTCCTCGAAGCCACGCCGGCCGAGGCGGCGGAGAAGGCGAAGGCTGCGGCCGACGGCAAAGACGTTCGGATCGGCGGCGGCGTGAGCACCGTGCGCGAGTTCCTCGACGCCGACCTCATCGACACTCTGCACGTCTCGGTCGCGCCCGTCACGTACGGCAAGGGGCTGCGCCTGTGGGATTCGCCGGAGGACCTCGAAGACCGCTTCGAGCACGAGGTGATCCCGAGCCCCAGCGGAGTCACCCACCATTTGTTCTTGCGCAAGTAG
- a CDS encoding isocitrate lyase/PEP mutase family protein: MTELAGKAKTLLELHKPGDPVILPTVWDAWSANLAVSAGFTALTVGSHPVSDSIGKPDNEGITFDELTTRIKQITAAVDVPISVDIESGYGEDPKTLIDGLIEAGAVGLNIEDTVHSEGGRLREAQEHADFVGALRAASDATDVHVVINARTDLFLKQVGDESDRVDRAIARMKLCAEAGADVLYPVGFHDDATQKRLTEELPLPVNAIGHPTQNNKAALAALGVGRVSFGPLFQMVLAERAAEVLAPWK; encoded by the coding sequence ATGACGGAACTCGCCGGCAAGGCCAAGACTCTGCTCGAACTCCACAAGCCCGGAGACCCGGTGATCCTGCCGACGGTGTGGGACGCGTGGTCGGCGAACCTGGCGGTGTCCGCCGGGTTCACCGCACTCACCGTCGGCAGCCACCCGGTGTCGGACTCGATCGGCAAACCCGACAACGAGGGCATCACCTTCGACGAGCTGACCACCCGGATCAAGCAGATCACCGCGGCGGTCGACGTACCGATCTCCGTCGACATCGAATCCGGCTACGGCGAGGACCCCAAGACCCTGATCGACGGCCTCATCGAGGCCGGGGCCGTCGGACTCAACATCGAGGACACCGTCCACAGCGAAGGCGGCCGACTCCGCGAAGCGCAGGAACACGCCGACTTCGTGGGCGCTCTGCGCGCAGCGTCCGATGCCACCGACGTCCATGTCGTCATCAACGCCCGCACCGACCTGTTCCTCAAGCAGGTCGGCGACGAGTCCGACCGCGTCGACCGCGCCATCGCCCGGATGAAGCTCTGCGCGGAGGCCGGAGCCGACGTGCTCTATCCCGTCGGATTCCACGACGACGCGACGCAGAAGCGGCTCACCGAGGAACTCCCGCTCCCGGTCAACGCCATCGGGCACCCGACCCAGAACAACAAGGCGGCGCTCGCCGCGCTCGGCGTCGGGCGCGTGAGCTTCGGGCCGCTGTTCCAGATGGTGCTCGCCGAACGTGCCGCCGAGGTCCTCGCGCCCTGGAAGTAG
- a CDS encoding cysteine hydrolase family protein, protein MSETVTLEALPGPIELDLDRTALIIIDMQRGFLLPGGFGETLGNDVSQLQRVVEPLAALLDAARASGMLVIHPRKGHLPDLSDCPPAKLNRGEPSKRIGDPGAFGRILIRGEYGHDIIDELAPLDTEVVIDKPGKGAFYATGLSKVLADNEITQLLVAGVTTEVCVHTTTREANDRGFECVVVSDCVGSYFPEFQRVGLEMVAAQGGIFGWTAPGTAIIPLLKESAPAEPAV, encoded by the coding sequence ATGTCCGAGACCGTCACCCTCGAGGCACTACCCGGTCCGATCGAACTCGACCTGGACCGCACCGCACTGATCATCATCGACATGCAGCGGGGCTTCCTGTTGCCGGGCGGTTTCGGCGAAACCCTCGGCAACGACGTCTCGCAGTTGCAGCGCGTCGTCGAACCGCTCGCGGCGCTGCTCGACGCGGCACGGGCGTCCGGGATGCTCGTCATCCACCCTCGGAAAGGGCACCTGCCCGACCTGTCGGATTGCCCGCCGGCCAAGCTCAATCGCGGCGAGCCGTCGAAGCGGATCGGGGACCCGGGCGCGTTCGGGCGGATCCTGATCCGCGGCGAGTACGGGCACGACATCATCGACGAACTCGCGCCGCTCGACACCGAGGTCGTCATCGACAAACCCGGCAAGGGTGCGTTCTATGCGACCGGACTGTCGAAGGTGCTGGCCGACAACGAGATCACTCAGCTACTCGTGGCCGGCGTGACCACCGAGGTGTGCGTCCACACCACCACGCGCGAGGCCAACGACCGCGGATTCGAGTGCGTCGTCGTATCCGATTGCGTCGGTTCGTATTTCCCCGAGTTCCAGCGTGTGGGACTGGAGATGGTCGCCGCGCAGGGCGGCATCTTCGGCTGGACCGCCCCCGGCACCGCGATCATCCCGCTCCTGAAGGAGAGTGCGCCGGCCGAACCCGCTGTCTGA
- a CDS encoding AAA family ATPase, translating into MTVHGTYADIAGLFSGTLPASPEPDFLTRLDGHGLLYGEAVNSVFGEPEGGKTWLSLAAIAEELRSPVGRGLFLDLDHNGVRSVANRLVGLGAPRQVLADPQRFRYAEPEGANEVMAVVADCEEWRPTIVVIDSVGELVPLFRGDSNSSDDYTRVHRQVATRLAKLGACVVLIDHVSKSTESQRYGATGTGAKRRAIDGAALRVRIRSAFTPGRGGSAVITVNKDRHGGVREHAHLDEGSKEPTAGIFEMGVGDGSSIAWKLRAPLAGERLSESAPLADVTALAALDPQPETVRDVKERMGWGSNRANAALKGLRAGEHLTIPVPEEQERNTERAADTSCSPFPDPYTQEQRNTPDQHEQETVPHAFPAATTETQVPGDVTENTPGLTPRVLEILGKGHQR; encoded by the coding sequence ATGACTGTTCACGGTACCTATGCCGACATCGCTGGACTGTTCTCCGGCACTCTGCCCGCGTCTCCCGAACCGGACTTTCTGACCCGACTCGACGGCCACGGGCTGCTGTACGGAGAGGCTGTGAACTCCGTCTTCGGCGAACCCGAAGGAGGCAAGACGTGGCTCAGTCTCGCCGCTATCGCCGAAGAACTGCGCAGCCCAGTTGGACGTGGGCTCTTCCTCGATCTCGACCACAACGGGGTCCGATCCGTGGCCAACCGTCTCGTCGGACTCGGGGCACCGCGCCAGGTGCTCGCCGATCCTCAACGGTTCCGGTACGCCGAACCCGAAGGGGCAAACGAGGTGATGGCCGTCGTCGCTGACTGCGAAGAGTGGCGGCCCACCATTGTGGTGATCGACTCCGTAGGCGAACTGGTGCCCTTGTTCCGCGGCGACTCGAACTCGTCGGACGATTACACCCGCGTTCACCGTCAGGTTGCCACTCGCCTGGCCAAGCTAGGCGCGTGTGTCGTACTCATCGACCACGTTTCCAAGTCGACTGAGTCGCAGCGGTACGGGGCGACTGGCACGGGCGCGAAACGACGCGCTATCGACGGTGCCGCGCTTCGGGTCCGTATCCGAAGCGCGTTCACCCCAGGACGTGGTGGGTCGGCGGTCATCACCGTCAACAAAGACCGCCATGGAGGTGTCCGTGAACATGCGCACCTCGACGAGGGCTCAAAAGAACCGACCGCCGGAATCTTTGAGATGGGAGTCGGTGACGGTTCCTCCATCGCGTGGAAGCTACGAGCGCCACTCGCGGGGGAACGACTATCCGAGTCGGCCCCACTCGCAGACGTGACTGCTCTGGCTGCGCTTGATCCGCAGCCCGAGACTGTTCGCGACGTGAAGGAGCGAATGGGTTGGGGCAGCAATCGCGCGAACGCCGCTCTCAAAGGTTTGCGGGCCGGCGAACACCTCACGATCCCTGTTCCCGAGGAACAGGAACGGAACACGGAACGAGCGGCTGACACCTCATGTTCCCCGTTCCCCGACCCCTATACCCAGGAACAGAGGAACACGCCTGACCAGCACGAACAGGAGACTGTTCCCCACGCGTTCCCCGCAGCTACAACCGAAACCCAAGTTCCCGGTGACGTCACCGAAAACACCCCCGGACTCACCCCACGCGTCCTCGAAATCCTCGGAAAGGGACACCAGCGATGA
- a CDS encoding SDR family oxidoreductase, translating into MTTAVTGATGQLGGLAIGELLARGVPAADIVAVVRDEAKAADLASKGVRIRVATYDDPAALRRALDGVDKLLLVSGSEVGRRVPQHTNVIEAAEANGVGLIAYTSLLNASTSGLALAPEHVATEKRLAESSIPAVFLRNGWYWENYLQSIGQAVATGTLLGAAGDGKVAGAARVDYAAAAAAVLTSDADQGGKIYELGGDERLTYAELAKVIGDVAGKTVEYRDLPEADYAKVLADNGIPEQFAAVLAGSDAGIARGELDTTSGDLQALIGRSSTPVAEIVRAAIS; encoded by the coding sequence ATGACCACAGCAGTGACAGGCGCAACCGGGCAGCTCGGCGGGCTGGCGATCGGTGAACTCCTCGCGCGGGGTGTTCCCGCCGCGGACATCGTGGCCGTCGTGCGCGACGAGGCGAAGGCCGCCGACCTCGCGTCGAAGGGCGTCCGGATTCGCGTCGCCACCTACGACGATCCGGCCGCGCTCCGACGCGCACTCGACGGTGTCGACAAGCTGCTCCTGGTCTCGGGTTCGGAGGTCGGGCGTCGAGTTCCCCAGCACACCAACGTGATCGAGGCGGCGGAGGCGAACGGAGTCGGGCTGATCGCCTACACCAGCCTTCTCAATGCCTCCACGAGCGGCCTCGCATTGGCGCCCGAACACGTCGCCACCGAGAAGAGGCTGGCGGAGTCGTCGATCCCGGCGGTGTTCCTCCGCAACGGCTGGTACTGGGAGAACTACCTCCAGTCCATCGGGCAGGCGGTCGCCACCGGCACGCTGCTCGGTGCTGCGGGTGACGGCAAGGTCGCAGGTGCGGCCCGAGTCGACTATGCCGCCGCGGCCGCCGCGGTCCTGACCTCCGACGCCGACCAGGGCGGCAAGATCTACGAACTCGGCGGCGACGAACGTCTCACCTACGCCGAACTCGCGAAGGTGATCGGTGACGTCGCCGGCAAGACCGTCGAATACCGGGATCTGCCGGAAGCCGACTACGCCAAGGTGCTCGCCGACAACGGCATCCCCGAGCAGTTCGCCGCCGTGCTGGCCGGCTCCGACGCCGGTATCGCCCGCGGCGAACTCGACACCACGTCCGGAGATCTGCAGGCGCTGATCGGGCGGTCGTCGACGCCGGTCGCCGAGATCGTCAGGGCCGCCATCTCCTGA
- a CDS encoding winged helix-turn-helix transcriptional regulator encodes MSDHDPTLEADVFARDCSSRSTLQTVTGRWGTLVLIALRESNYRFSALRRRVDGVSERMLSQTLQNLERDGMIVRTVLEAIPPKVEYHLTPLGRQVADQLQGLIDLVQGSMPTVLEAQAEYDARRPDAV; translated from the coding sequence ATGTCCGACCACGACCCGACCCTCGAAGCCGACGTCTTCGCACGCGACTGCTCCTCGAGGTCGACGCTGCAGACGGTCACCGGCCGCTGGGGCACACTGGTTCTGATCGCGTTGAGAGAGAGCAACTATCGCTTCAGCGCCCTACGACGCCGCGTCGACGGCGTGAGTGAACGGATGCTGTCGCAGACGCTCCAGAACCTCGAGCGCGACGGCATGATCGTGCGGACCGTCCTGGAGGCGATCCCGCCGAAGGTCGAGTACCACCTCACCCCGCTCGGGCGGCAGGTCGCCGACCAGCTGCAAGGGTTGATCGATCTGGTGCAGGGCAGCATGCCGACGGTTCTGGAAGCGCAGGCGGAGTACGACGCACGACGTCCAGACGCAGTCTGA
- a CDS encoding excisionase family DNA-binding protein — MSKPKPSVSNSPQRRWANPNEAAEYLGVSTRTVRQMIADGRLRGYRNGPRMIRLDLNEIDASMTPFGGAA; from the coding sequence GTGTCCAAACCCAAACCCTCTGTATCGAATTCGCCTCAGCGCCGATGGGCCAATCCGAACGAAGCCGCCGAGTACCTCGGAGTAAGCACGCGCACTGTTCGTCAGATGATCGCTGACGGCAGGTTACGCGGCTACCGTAACGGCCCCAGAATGATCCGCCTCGATCTCAACGAGATCGACGCTTCCATGACCCCGTTCGGGGGTGCAGCATGA
- a CDS encoding phage major capsid protein: MAVETTITSAKAWSPDLTAVPPADAVPDALILETSTVSGTIEGDAPAVRVQYVDDATASFTAEGVTIDEANPGLSEALVHTGKVAQIIRLSREQFAQPNASELLSASVARAVTKAGNTAYIAQAAPTSPAVTPPAGLLNIPGIVNGGAVADSLDGLVDLLATLAGNGADPSHIVLSPTAWASLRKFKTAADYNTSLLGTGATDAQKFLLDLPVLVTPAAPSGSGLVIDKTAVVSAVGNVEVSISEHAYFAADSIAVRCIWRFGANVVKPNRIGKFTVTAPE, translated from the coding sequence ATGGCTGTCGAAACCACAATCACCAGCGCCAAAGCCTGGAGCCCCGACCTCACCGCCGTTCCCCCGGCCGACGCCGTCCCCGACGCGCTCATCCTCGAGACCTCCACCGTCTCAGGCACCATCGAAGGCGACGCCCCCGCCGTCCGCGTCCAGTACGTCGACGACGCCACGGCCTCGTTCACCGCAGAAGGTGTGACCATCGACGAGGCCAACCCCGGCCTGAGTGAAGCCCTGGTGCACACCGGCAAGGTCGCACAGATCATCCGGCTCAGCCGGGAACAGTTCGCCCAGCCCAACGCATCCGAGCTGCTGTCGGCGTCCGTCGCCCGAGCCGTCACCAAGGCCGGCAACACCGCCTACATCGCGCAGGCCGCACCGACCAGTCCCGCCGTCACACCACCCGCCGGGCTGCTCAACATCCCCGGCATCGTCAACGGGGGAGCCGTAGCCGATAGCCTCGACGGCCTCGTCGACCTCCTCGCAACCCTCGCGGGCAACGGCGCCGACCCATCGCACATCGTCCTGTCACCCACCGCATGGGCATCACTGCGCAAGTTCAAGACCGCCGCCGACTACAACACCAGCCTGCTCGGCACCGGCGCGACCGACGCCCAGAAGTTCCTCCTCGACCTTCCCGTCCTCGTCACCCCCGCAGCACCAAGCGGAAGCGGCCTCGTCATCGACAAAACCGCCGTCGTCAGCGCCGTCGGCAACGTCGAAGTCTCCATCAGCGAACACGCCTACTTCGCCGCCGACAGCATCGCCGTCCGCTGCATCTGGCGCTTCGGAGCCAACGTCGTCAAACCCAACCGCATCGGCAAGTTCACCGTCACCGCACCCGAATAG
- a CDS encoding DUF2742 domain-containing protein translates to MPDRYTEVREYVQRLVGRAGGPTPDAGSPAWCALADGDQAKLIAVLTAGTRAVLEDELAALDARRCAAKATAIEVAQAANWSDVARRVRDRDQALRSGAYIGRVSA, encoded by the coding sequence ATGCCTGACCGTTACACAGAAGTTCGCGAGTACGTGCAACGGCTCGTCGGTCGTGCTGGCGGACCGACCCCCGACGCAGGCTCACCCGCATGGTGTGCGCTCGCAGACGGCGACCAGGCCAAGCTCATTGCCGTCCTCACCGCAGGCACACGCGCCGTCCTCGAGGACGAACTCGCAGCGCTCGATGCCCGCCGATGTGCCGCCAAGGCAACCGCTATCGAGGTGGCCCAGGCTGCGAACTGGTCAGACGTTGCCCGCCGAGTCCGGGACCGCGATCAAGCACTGCGATCTGGTGCCTACATTGGGCGGGTGAGCGCATGA